Genomic window (Candidatus Binatia bacterium):
GTGAAGACGTGCGCGTTGAAGTTCATGCCGGCCCGGATCTCTGGCAGGTGAAAGCTGACCCAGTGCAGATCGAACAACTCGTCCTCAACCTTGCCGTCAACGCCCGGGACGCCATGCCCGGCGGCGGCCGCCTCACCCTGGAAACGTCTAACACCATTCTCGACACCGATTACGTCAAGTTGCACGCCGGCGTCGTCCCTGGCCAATACGTGATGCTCGTTGTCACCGACACCGGTCAGGGCATCCCGCCCGAAGCTCTGCCCCGCATCTTCGAGCCCTTCTTTACCACCAAGGAACGCGGCAAAGGCACCGGACTCGGCCTCTCCACCGTGTACGGCATCGTGCAGCAGAGTGGCGGCTTCATTTGGGTGTACAGCGAACTGGGAGAGGGCACGGTCTTTAAGATTTATCTCCCGCGCGCGGGGGCTGCGGTCATCGCCGGCGCCACCCCGCTCCAGAACGATGTTCCCCTGCGCGGCACGGAAACGATCTTGCTCGTCGAGGATGAAGAAGCGGTGCGTAACGCTACGCGCACTTATCTCGCTCTGCGCGGCTACACCGTCCTGGAGGCCGGCTGCGGAGAAGAGGCCCTCCGCGTTTCCGACAGCCACCCGGAAGCGATCGACCTGTTGCTCACCGACGTCGTCATGCCAGGCATGGGCGGCAGCGAGCTGGGCCGCGAAATTTCCGCCCGCCGCCCCGGCATCCACGCCATCTATGTTTCCGGCTACACCGCGGCCACCATCGGCGAGCATGGCGTCCTGCCGGCTTCTGCTTTCCTCCAGAAGCCTTTCAGCCTTGCTGTCCTGGCGCGAAGGGTCCGGGAGACGCTGGATTCCGCGGTCCGGCTGGAACAAGAACGTGTTGCCTGATAGGCGGACGGGGATTCGGCGGGACCAACTTCGCCCACATCATTTCGCTGACGTCCAAAGCCTAACGCCTGGTCACGCCGTGCCCCCCATCACAACCCGGTGTGCGTCCGAAGTGCTAATCTCATAGATTCATGTCAGCCCCTGAATCCATCTTCGTGCGCGCCTGCAAGGGCCATTCCACGCCCATCACCCCCATTTGGCTCATGCGCCAGGCCGGCCGCTACATGGCCGAATACCGCGAGGTGCGCAAACATCACTCCATCATCGAGATCTGCAAGGACCCGGA
Coding sequences:
- a CDS encoding uroporphyrinogen decarboxylase family protein, which gives rise to MSAPESIFVRACKGHSTPITPIWLMRQAGRYMAEYREVRKHHSIIEICKDP